In a single window of the Pithys albifrons albifrons isolate INPA30051 chromosome 19, PitAlb_v1, whole genome shotgun sequence genome:
- the FN3K gene encoding fructosamine-3-kinase, whose product MSVERILRAELGTTALKALGSSGGGCISQGQTYDTDSGRVFVKINHKPQARKMFEGEMASLEAIQKTGIVRVPQPIKVMDLPGGGAMFAMEYLKMKHLNKYSSKLGEQIAELHLYNQKLGEKLRKEGSTIGKGASHSESQYVDKFGFHTATCCGYIAQVNEWHSDWPSFFIQHRLQAQLDLIERDYGDREARELWSQLKPKIPEMFCDVEVVPALLHGDLWAGNVAEDDSGPIIFDPASFYGHSEFELAIAGMFGGFSSSFFSAYHSKIPKAPGFDKRNKLYQLFNYINHWNHFGTGYRGSTLNTMRKLLK is encoded by the exons ATGAGCGTGGAGCGGATCCTgcgggcagagctgggcaccaCCGCGCTGAAGGCGCTGGGCAGCTCCGGCGGGGGATGCATCAGCCAGGGACAAACCTACGACACCGACAGCGGGAGGGTGTTTGTCAAAATCAACCACAAACCGCAG GCTAGAAAAATGTTTGAGGGGGAAATGGCAAGTTTGGAAGCAATTCAGAAAACTGGGATTGTGAGGGTGCCTCAGCCCATCAAAGTCATGGACCTGCCTGGAGGAGGAGCAATGTTTGCCATGGAGTACCTGAAGATGAAACACCTCAACAA ATATTCCTCAAAGCTGGGAGAGCAGATAGCAGAGCTTCACCTTTATAACCAGAAACTTGGAGAGAAGCTGAGGAAGGAGGGGAGCACAATTG GAAAAGGAGCCAGTCACTCTGAGTCGCAGTATGTGGATAAGTTTGGATtccacacagccacttgctgTGGTTATATAGCACAG gtgaACGAGTGGCACAGTGACTGGCCCTCCTTCTTCATCCAGCACCGGCTCCAGGCTCAGCTGGACCTGATTGAGAGAGATTATGGAGACAGAGAAGCCAGAGAGCTTTGGTCACAGCTCAAA CCGAAGATTCCCGAGATGTTCTGTGACGTGGAGGTGgttcctgctctcctgcacgGGGACCTGTGGGCAGGGAATGTGGCTGAGGATGACTCTGGGCCCATCATCTTCGACCCTGCCTCCTTCTATGGCCACTCTGAGTTCGAACTGGCCATTGCTGGGATGTTTGGGGGCTTCAGCAGCTCTTTTTTCTCTGCCTATCACAGCAAAATACCCAAAGCTCCAGGATTTGACAAGAGAAACAAGTTGTATCAGCTCTTTAATTACATAAACCACTGGAACCATTTTGGGACGGGGTACAGGGGGTCTACCCTAAACACCATGAGGAAACTTCTAAAGTAA